CTTGGGCTGGTCCGTGTGCATCTTGAATGAGACCCCCTTCAGGTTCAGAATGATTTCCGCCACATCTTCCAGCACACCGGCAAGAGTAGAGAACTCGTGCAACACACCTTCAAATTTAACGGAGGTAATGGCCGCCCCCTCAATGGAAGAGAGCAGTATCCGACGCAGGGAATTCCCGATGGTCGTCCCGAACCCGCGCTCAAAAGGCTGGGCATAAAACTTCCCATAGGTTTCCGTCATGGTGTCGAGTTCGAAATTTAAACGCTTGGGCCTCTGAAACCCAGTCAGTTTCATCGCCATTCAAACCCCTCCCTTTCGTTGAGAGTGGATAAATAAATTACTTGGAATAGAGTTCTACGATCAGCTGTTCACGAACGGGCAAGGGAATCTCTTCCCGTGTGGGAAGGTGGTGAATCACGCCCTTCATATCTTTTTTGTCGGCTTCGATCCACTGCGGAACTCCACGGCGGTCCACCGCTGAGAAACAGACCTTGATCCGTTCCACCTTGTTGCTTTTCGGAGAAATGGAAATCACATCCCCGGGACGCACTTGCAATGAGGGGATATTTACCTTTTTGCCGTTGAGGTGAAAATGGCCGTGCCGGATGAAGTGTCTCGATTCCGCCCGGGAGTCGGCAAGGCAGAGGCGGTAAACCACATTGTCCAGACGAGATTCCAGTATCCGGAGAAGGTTTTCCCCGGTGACCCCTTTCTTGCGATCCGCCTGATAAAAGTAAGAGCGGAACTGTTTCTCCAAGACCCCGTAGATCCTGCGCACCTTCTGTTTCTCGCGAAGCTGTACACCGTAATCGGAGACCTTTGAACGACGCTGCCCATGCTGTCCCGGTGCATAACTCCGGCGCTCCATACTGCATTTATCCTTGAAGCAGCGCTCCCCTTTCAAAAACAATTTTTCACCCTCTCTGCGGCACAGCCTGCAGACCGGACCTTTATATCGTGCCAATGGGTACCTCCTGAAATTTCAATGTGGCGGCATCATCGCCGCCGGAACCAAACATTATACAACCGGGCCGGATTACCTTGAACACGATTATACCCGGCGGCGCTTCGGTGGACGGCATCCATTATGGGGAATGGGCGTAACATCCCGAATCAGGGTAATGTCCAGGCCGGTCGCCTGAAGGGCCCGGATGGCCGACTCCCGCCCGATCCCCGGCCCCTTCACCAGAACCTCCACCTTGCGGACACCATGCTCCATCGCTTTCTTCGCGGCATCTTCCGCCGCCAACTGCGCTGCAAACGGGGTGCTTTTCCGGCTCCCCTTAAAGCCCTGCCCGCCGGCGGTCGCCCAGGAGATCACATTCCCCGAAACGTCGGAGATGGTGACAATGGTATTGTTGAAAGATGCCTTGATGTGTGCAACCGCATTGAGAATATTCTTCTTTTCTTTCTTCTTGCGGCCGCCTTTCTTTTTCGGATCTGCCATGGTTTCTCCCGTAATGCTGCGTTACTTCTTCGCTTTGGATGTTTTCTTGCCCTTGATCGCCCGCCGGGGTCCCTTACGCGTCCGTGCGTTGGTATGGGTCCGCTGACCCCGGACCGGCAGTCCGCGGCGATGGCGAAGCCCCCGGTAGACCCCAAGGTCCATCAGTCGTTTGATACTCATGGAAACCTCCTTGCGGAGATCTCCTTCGACGCGGCAATCCGCAACGATCACGTCCCGGATTTTCCCGATCTCTTCACTGCTTAAATCTTTCACACGCACCGTCCCGTCCACACCGGCCTTTTCAAGAATCTCCCGTGCGAGGGGTCGGCCAATGCCGTAGATATAGGTCAATGCGATCTCTACATTCTTACGATCCGGAACGTCTACTCCTGCTATTCTTGCCAAAACCGATCTCCTCTCTCATCTCCCTGGGGGATGCGAGTTATCCTTGTCGCTGCTTGTGTCTGGGATTGACACAAATAACGCGAACCACGCCTTTTCGTTTAATGATCTTGCATTTCTCACAAATTTTCTTTACCGATGCTCGGACCTTCATGATAAATTCCTCGATTATCCCTTGTGCCGATAGACGATCCTTCCACGACTCAGGTCATAGGGGGAAAGTTCCACCTTGACCTTGTCCCCAGGCAGGATCTTGATATAATGCAACCGCATCTTTCCGGAAATGTGGGCCAGCACTTTATGACCGTTTTCCAGTTCCACCCGGAACATGGCGTTGGGAAGCGGCTCCAGCACCGTGCCTTCAACCTCGATTGCATTTTCTTTTGCCATGTGGCCCTTTCTTTACATCCCGGGAAGACTCCCCGGTTATGCTGCACGACTCAGGATACGCGTCTCGTGATCCAGGATCGCAATCGTGTGTTCAAAATGAGCGGAAAGACTCCCGTCCGCCGTGACCGCGGTCCAGGTATCGGACAGAATTTTGACCTCCCAGTCTCCCATGTTCACCATCGGTTCAATGGCCAGAACCATTCCTTTTTTCAACCGGGGACCCCGGTTCGGCTGCCCGAAATTCGGAATCTGCGGCTCTTCATGAAGACTCCGACCGATCCCGTGTCCGACAAACGCCCGAACAACAGAGAACGAATGGCCCTCCACATACTGCTGAATCTCATGAGAAATATCAAACAGGCGATTTCCCTCACTCGCCTTGCCGATCCCTCGATAGAGAGATTCTTCGGTAACCCGGATCAGACGATCCGCCTCTTTCGAGACCTTCATAACGGGAAAGGTTTTTGCCGCATCCCCGTAATAACCATCAAGAACCACCCCGACATCCAGACTGACCAGGTCCCCTTCCTTCAATTCCTCTCTGGAAGGAATTCCGTGAACCACCCGGTCGTTGATGGACGTACATAACGTCGCCGGATATCCCCGGTATCCTTTGAAGGCGGGCCGGGCCTTCCGGCTGACAATATATTCCTCCGCGATCCGGTCCAGTTCCTCCGTAGTAACCCCGGGCTCGATCTTCTCTTTCAACATCTCCAGAAGGTGGGCTACGATCTGGTTGGCACGGTAGAGTTTCTCCACCTCATCAGGATGTTTCAGAATGATCATTCCTTACTTCTCAATCACCGCACAGATGCGGGCAAAAATCTCATCAATCCCGCCCGTCCCTTCGATATCCACCAAGGCTCCGTCATTCTTATAGTAGTTGATCAGTGGCTCGGTCTGCTCATTATAAACGGCAAGCCGGTTTTTAATGGTCTCTTCCTTATCGTCATCCCGCTGAAACAGGGGACCCCGGCACTGATCACAGACCCCTTCTTGCGCCGGCGGCTTGAAGAGAAGATGGTATCCGGCTCCGCACTCCTTACAGGTCCGGCGGCCCGTGAGCCGCTTGATCAGTTCATCATTTGCAACAACAATGGAAAGAACGGCGTCAATCGACTGGCCCATTTCGCTTAAGGCCTTTTTCAGCTCATCCGCCTGCGGTACGGTACGGGGAAAGCCATCCAGGATGTATCCTTTTTCACAATCCTTTTCCTGCAACCGGTCCCGGATGATCCCGACAACGATGGCATCCGTTACCAGTTCGCCCTTGTCCATGTAGGATTTTGCTTCTTTCCCGAGTGGGGTCCCGTTCTTGACCGCTTCCCGGAGGATATCCCCCGTTGAGATCTGTGGAATTCCGTATTTTTCCACTAACTTTTTCGCCTGTGTTCCCTTCCCGGCTCCGGGAGGTCCTAAAAGAATCAATCGCATCTTTCATCCCTACCTTTCTTTTCTGATAACAGCTTCAAGCCGACTTTTTCCACATGGGTTTCATCATTCGTCCCGGCCTCAGACCTTTAATGTCCCCTTCGATCCCGCAGACGCCCCGTCTTTAAGAACCCGTCATAGTGACGTTGCAACAAATGTGACTCTACCTGGCGAAGCGTATCGAGGGCCACCCCCACGACGATGAGGAGAGAGGTTCCACCAAAGTAAAAGGGGATATTCAATTTTTGGATCAGAAACATCGGCAGTACACAAACCGCCGACAGGTAGATCGCTCCGATAAAGGTGACCCGGGAAAGAACGCGGTCCAGATAATCGGAAGTATTCTTCCCGGGCCGGATTCCCGGGATGAACCCCCCCTGTTTTTTCATGTTGTCCGCAACATCCACGGGATTGAACATAATCGCCGTATAAAAAAAACAGAAAAAGATGATAAACCCGACATAGATAATATTATAGAAAATCGATCCGGGACGCATGCTCGCCGCTACGGCCTGGGCCCAAGGATAATCAACCATCCGGGCGATCGTCGCAGGAAAGAGGATGATCGAAGAGGCGAAAATCGGTGGAATCACCCCGGCGGTATTGATCTTCAGGGGAATATGGGTGGAACTGCCCCCATACGCCTTTCGCCCTACCATCCTTTTTGCATACTGGACCGGGACCTTCCGGAAACCGTTTTCCATAAAGATAATCGCACCAATCACACTCACGGCAACCACCAGGATCACCATCACGACATAAGGCTGCATGATCCCGCCCCGGACCATGTTCACCGTCAGCGCCACCGCCGAGGGCATGGCCGCCACAATCCCGGCAAAGATGATCAGCGAAATCCCGTTGCCGATCCCCCGCTCCGTAATCTGTTCCCCCAACCACATGATAAACGAGGTCCCCGCCACGAGCGTGATAACCGTAAAAATAAGAAACGTCGAACCGGGATGAGGAACAAGGGGTGCGCCGCTGGGGCTGGTCGTTCCCTGCAGGCCGATGGCAATTCCCGCCCCCTGTACCAGACTGAGGATAATCGTCCCGTACCGGGTGTACTGCGTAATTTTCTTCCGTCCCACCGCCCCTTCCTTGGCCAATTCATCCAGAGAAGGGATGACGGCCTGGAGGAGCTGCAGAATAATGGATGCGCTGATGTAGGGCATGATCCCCAGGGCAAAGACCGTCATTCGCCGAAGCGCCCCACCGGAAAACATACTGACCAATCCGAGAATACCGCCCTGCTGAGCCTGGAAAAATTCCTCCAGCGCCCGTGCGTTAATTCCCGGGATCGGGACATGACAACCGACACGATAGATCGCTAAAAATCCAAGGGTAAACAGGATTCTTCGTTTAAGTTCCGGTACCTTGAATATGTTTTGCAGATTTCCGAGCAAGCCCGAATCTCCCCTGAATTCAGATTGACAATGTTTCGATCTCACCACCGGCGGCCCGGATCTTCTCCACCGCCTTCTTACTGAATTTGTGTGCTTTCACCTTAACGGCCCGCCGGATTTCACCCTCACCCAGGATTTTGAGCCCCGCCTTCATCTTCTTGATCACACCCAATCCCAACAGAAGATCGGGGTCCACTTCCGTCAGATCGGACAGACGGTCAAGCTGGGATAGATTCAGGATGGCATATTCCTTACGAAAAATATTGGTGAACCCCCGCTTCGGCAACCGGCGCTGCAACGGCATCTGCCCACCTTCAAAACCGGCCTTCTTGGGGCCGCCGGACCGTGCGTTCTGCCCCTTGTGCCCCCGGGTGGAGGTCCCTCCATGGCCGGAGCCGTCACCCCGTCCGACCCGCTTCCTCTTCTTTTTTGAACCCGCAGGGGGCCGTAAATCATTTAATCGCATCGTTCAATCCTTCCGGGAAATCTGTTTTCCGTCGGCATAGTCAAAAGATCCGGCTGCATAAGGCAATGGTAATCGAAAGGAAACCCTGTTCCTCCGTCCGCCGCAGCGAACTCGGGAACGATCACCCCGGGATAGAGGAACGGAACCGCGCCGCCGAAGGCGTCACCGACAGACAGCCTTATTCGGAAACCGGCTCAACGTCCACAATATGCGGGATCTTGTTGATCATCCCCCAGGTTTCAGGGGTATCCTTCAGGATCACAGACTGATTTGTCCGTTTCAACCCCAATCCCCGGATCACCGCCTTATGTTTTTTGGGTCTTCCGATCCCACTTCTTTTTAATGTAATTTTCAGCTGTTCCATGATCATACCGTTTCTACGCCGCCCCTTACCGCTGATCAGCGTGAAAGCTCCTCGACCGTCAATCCTCTCAGTTTCGCAATCTCTTCACTCCCCCGCAACTGACGCAACCCGTCCATGGTGGCACGAATGGCATTGTGAGGGTTACTCGATCCGATACATTTCGTCAGGATATCCTGCACGCCGGCAACTTCCAGAACAGCCCGGACGCCGCCGCCGGCGATCAACCCCGTCCCCTCGGAAGCCGGTTTCATCATCACCCGTCCGGCGCCGTAATGGCCGATCACCTTGTGGGGGATCGTCTTTCCCTGCAGGGAAATCGGAGACATTTTTTTCTTCGCAATCTCAATCCCCTTCCGGATCGCTTCGGGGACCTCGTTCGCTTTTCCTTTTCCGTACCCCACACTTCCTTTTCCGTCTCCAACGACCACAAGGGCGCTGAAGCTGAACCGTCGGCCGCCCTTGACGACCTTGGAAACACGGTTAATGTGCACGATTTTGTCAATCAGATCACCGGACTGATCATCCTTCTTTCTCATTCGCTTATCCGCCACGCTGTCATTCTCCCTGAACCGGCAGTCCCCCTTACGGATGCTGCCGACTCTTAGATTTTAATCCCTGCCTTTCTCGCCGCTTCAGCGAGGGATTTGATACGTCCATGGAACTGAAACCCGCCGCGGTCAAACACGGCCGTCTCCACGCCCTTTTCTTTCATCCGCCGTGCGATCTCCTCCCCCACCCATGCCGCGGCCTCCCGCTTGCCACCTTCAATCTTCACCTCACGGAAATTCCTGTGCAGCGTAGAAGCGCTTGCAATGGTCGTCTGATTGACATCATCAATCACTTGCACGGAGATATGCCTGGCACTCCGGAATACGGACATACGAGGCCGCTCAGGCGTGCCGTTCACTTTTTTTCTTACCCGCTTGTGCTTTGCAATTCTTGAGGCCCTTCTGGTGTGTACTGCCACGTCTTTTTCACTCCTTTACCGAATGGTTCCCTGAAGACCGGTATGTTTTCCGGACCGGAGCCGAGCGCTACTTGGTCGTCTTGCCGGCCTTACGGAGAATCTTCTCCTCAGCGTACTTGATTCCCTTCCCCTTGTACGGTTCCGGAGGCCGGAGGTCCCGTATATCGGCAGCGACCTGTCCCAAGAGTTCCTTGTTGATACTTTTCAGCGTCACGGTATTCTTTTCCACCTGCGCCTCTACTCCATCCTTCAGGGGGAAATGAACCGGCTGAGAGTAACCGAGGTGAAGCTCCAGCGACTTGCCCTGCACAACGGCACGGTATCCCACGCCGTTGATCTCCAGTACCCGGGTAAACCCTTCCGAAACGCCCCGAACCATATTGGCGATCAGGTTACGGGTCAGACCATGAAAACCGCGATGACGATTAAGATCGGAAGGCCGACTGACCCGGATCTCATCGCCGGCGACTTCAATCGTCATCTCCGGCCGAAATTCCCGTATCAGCCGCCCCTTCGGCCCCTTGACCTCAAGAACGGATCCTTTGAGTACGGCAGTAACTCCCTGGGGGAGCTTTACCGGCATTTTCCCGATTCGTGACATCTTGTTTTACTCCTCAAAGAGACGGGACCTGCGACTTACCAGACCGCACAGAGAACTTCCCCGCCCACATGTTCCTTTCTGGATTGCCGGTCCGTCAGGACCCCCTTGGGCGTTGACAAAATGGCAACCCCCAGACCGTTGAGGATCTTGGGAATTTCCTCCGCCCCGACATAGACACGCAACCCCGGTTTACTGAGGCGTTTCAGGCCGTGAATCGCACCTTCCTTGCCTTCCTGCTTCCCGAGCGAAATACGAATCAACCCCTGCCGGTTATTCTTTAGAACCTTGTAATTCTTGATATACCCTTCGTCTTTCAGGATCCTGGTAATCGAGATCTTGATATTGGACGCGGGGACGTCGACAGTTTCATGGCGCGCCTGAACGGCATTACGGATGCGCGTCAGAAGGTCTGCGATCGGGTCGGTCATGGACATCGGTTAAATCCTCCACATCATCGTTGCACTTGAGGGTCATTCCTACCAGCTCGATTTTACAACACCGGGGATATCACCTCTCAAGGAGAGTTTCCGGAAGCAGATCCGGCAGATATCGAAGCGCCGCATGTAGCCGCGGGGACGTCCGCAGATCCGGCAACGGTTGTATTCCCTCACCTGGAATTTCTGTTTTCTGTTTGCCTTGTTGATTAATGACTGTTTGGCCAATCTGTTTCCTCCATGATATTTCCGGCCGGTCCTTTTCTATTTCCGGAAGGGCATATTGAAGCCGGCCAGCAGGGCCTTGGCCTCTTCATCACTCTTGGCGGTCGTAACGATCACGATATCCATGCCGTGGATCTTCTCGACCTTGTCATATTTGACCTCCGGGAAAATGATCTGTTCCGTCAGCCCCAGAGAATAATTCCCGCGTCCGTCAAATGCCTTTCCGGATACCCCCCGGAAGTCCCGAATACGGGGGATGGAGGTATTAATCAGGCGATCCAGGAATTCATACATGATCCTCTTGCGCAAAGTCACCTTGCAACCGATTGCCATCCCTTCACGCAGTTTGAAGTTTGCGATCGATTTCCGGGCCAGCGTAACCACGGGCTGCTGTCCGGTGATCATCCGTAACTCCTCCACCGAAGAGTCCAGCAGTTTCGGATTCTGGATCGCTTCCCCCATCCCGACATTCACCACAATCTTCGTAATCTTCGGCACCTGCATGATGCTTGAATAGGCAAACTGCTTCATCAGGGAAGGTACAATTTCATTTTTGTAGATCTCGATTAACCTGGCCATAATTCATCCACTCTACACTCTTTCAGACCTTGTCAAAGGGTTCGCCGCACTTTGCGCAAATCCGTACCTTTTTTTTGTTTTCGAGTATCTTATGGCGGATCCGAACGGGAGCATCACACTTCCGGCAAACGGGCATGACATTCGACACGTGGAGCGTTGCCTCCTTTTCAATAATCCCGCCCTGCTGGTTCTGCTCATTCGGCTTCGTATGCCGTTTAATCATATTCAGCTTTTCCACCAGGACCCGGCCACGCTCCGGGGCGACCAGCAGAACCTTGCCCCGTTTTCCCTTCTCTTTCCCGGCAATCACTTCCGCCATATCGTTCTTCTTGATATGATTCTTGAGTTTCGTCATTTCACTGTTCCTTGCATCCCATTCATCGTTATCATCTCAAAGAACCTCCGGCGCCAGCGAAACGATACGCATAAAATTTTTCCCCCGCAATTCACGGGTCACCGGCCCGAAAATACGGGTTCCGATCGGCTCCTTCTGCGGGTTGATGAGAACCGCTGCGTTCTCATCGAAACGAATGCTGGTTCCATCCTTGCGCTTCACGGACTTCTTGGTCCGAACGATTACGGCACGGACCAAGGTGCCTTTCTTGGTATTCCCCCTCGGCATGGCTTCCTTTACGCTGGCCACAATGACATCACCGACACCGGCATAGCGAACTTTGGAGCCTCCCAGCACACGAACACACATCACTTTTTTCGCACCGGAATTATCCGCGACTTTCAATATACTTTGCGTCTGGATCATTTTCTACTCCCTGTCCGGCATCTCCCGCCGGCTTCTCACGCCTTTTACTTGGCTCGTTCGACAATCTGCACAACACGAAAATGCTTGTCCCGGCTGAACGGTCGGCATTCCATAATCTTTACGGTGTCGCCGATCCGGCATTCGTTTCGCTCGTCATGTGCCTTGTACCGTTTGTCCCGCCGTACAATCTTCTTATAGAGAGGATGCTGCGTCGACCGCTGAACCGTAACCACAACGGTCTTGTCCATCTTGTCACTCACCACTATCCCCTGAAGGTTCTTTTTATTCCGTTTCTTTTCCATAATGAGTGTTTATCCCTTACGTACTTCATTCCGTATCGTTTTAATCCGTGCAATCTCCCTTCGGACCTCACGGATATGGACCGGGCTACTGATCTGGCCTGTCTCTTTCTGAAATCTGAGTTTCAGAAGCTCCTCGGCCAGGTCCTGTTCCCTGGCATCCATCTCTTCCGGGCTCAAGTCCCGAATCTCACTCGCCTTCATCTATAGAGCGCCTCCATGCTTGGAAATCACACGGGTCTTGATCGGCAGCTTCCGAGCAGCAAGCAACAGAGCCGTCTTTGCGACCTCCCCGGTCACGCCTTCCATCTCGTACAAGATCCGGCCCGGTTTGATCACGACCACATGATACTCCGGCCCCCCTTTTCCCTTCCCCATCCGGGTTTCCGCCGGCTTCTTGGTAATCGGCTTATCGGGAAAGATGCGGATCCAGATCTTACCGCCGCGTTTCACATGACGGGTCATCGCAATTCGGGCAGCCTCGATTTGTTTACTGCTGACCCAACCCGGCTCCAGTGCCTGCAACCCGAACTCTCCAAAGTCGATCCGGGTCCCCCCTTTGGCATTTCCGCGGTTTCTCCCTTTCTGCCGTTTCCGGAATTTTTCTTTTTTGGGCATCAACATCGGTTTTCCACTCCTTCAATATCCGGTCAGCGTCGGGACCCTTGCGGCACGTCTTTCTTTCCCGGATTCAAGATTTCTTCCTTAAAGACCCAGACCTTGACCCCGATCAGTCCGTAGGTCGTCAGTGCCTCGGCAAAACCGTAATCAATATCCGCGCGGAGCGTATGGAGAGGAACCCGGCCTTCCCGATACCATTCCCGCCGCGCCATCTCGGCGCCGGCCAGCCGCCCGGAACACTGGATCTTGATCCCCTTGGCGCCGAAGCGCATCGCGTTGGTGACGCTTCGTTTCATCGCACGCCGGAAGGCCACCCGGCGCTCCAACTGCAGGGCGACATTTTCCGAGACCAGTTGTGCATCCATCTCGGCCTTGCGGATCTCCCGAATATTCAGGTAGATATTCTTGCTGATCACTCCCTGAAGGTCGTTTTTGAGCTTGTCGATCTCCGCCCCCTTCTTGCCGATAATAATCCCGGGGCGGGCCGTGTAGATATTCACCCGAACCTGTTTCGCCGCACGTTCGATCTCCACACGACCGATCCCTGCATGGTATAATTTTTCCTTGATATACTTCCGCAGCTTGAGGTCCTCATGGAAAAGCGTGCAGTAATCTTTTTTGGCATACCATTTCGAGTTCCAGTCTTTTATATATCCCAGACGAAACCCGATCGGATGAACTTTCTGACCCAAAACTCACCTCCTGTATTCAGTCGTTACTCAGACACCACGATCGTGATGTGACTTGTCCTCTTCCGCAGGGGCGTCGCCCTGCCCATGGCCCTGGGCATGAACCGCTTCAGCATCGGACCGGCATCCACAAAGATCTCTTTGACATGGAGACGTTCCACATCGGAGACCTCCTTCTG
This sequence is a window from Deltaproteobacteria bacterium. Protein-coding genes within it:
- the rpsC gene encoding 30S ribosomal protein S3 gives rise to the protein MGQKVHPIGFRLGYIKDWNSKWYAKKDYCTLFHEDLKLRKYIKEKLYHAGIGRVEIERAAKQVRVNIYTARPGIIIGKKGAEIDKLKNDLQGVISKNIYLNIREIRKAEMDAQLVSENVALQLERRVAFRRAMKRSVTNAMRFGAKGIKIQCSGRLAGAEMARREWYREGRVPLHTLRADIDYGFAEALTTYGLIGVKVWVFKEEILNPGKKDVPQGSRR